A single region of the Pseudomonas marginalis genome encodes:
- a CDS encoding nitrilase family protein yields MNEPTSPARVAVIQFNPQVGIANQSDNLRQSLLLATEAVNGGANLIVLPELSNCGYFFSSRQDAFDHAEAVPNGPSVREWIDFACKHQVYLVAGLSEIDGMQLFNTAVLLGPDGFIGKYRKAHLWNLEKLWFTPGNSGFPVFETPIGRIGLLICWDIWFPEVPRILSQQGADIICSLNNWVWTPPPLFDEAGKCMASYLTMTAAHVNNVFIAAASRIGEERDARYLGCSLIAGTNGWPIGAVASANRQEILFADIDITSARSAPIWNSLNDLQRDRRNDLYDQMLGYSQHPALPR; encoded by the coding sequence ATGAACGAACCAACAAGCCCTGCCCGCGTCGCCGTCATTCAGTTCAACCCACAGGTCGGTATAGCCAACCAAAGCGACAACCTGCGTCAAAGTCTTCTACTGGCGACTGAAGCAGTAAACGGCGGCGCCAATCTGATCGTGCTGCCGGAGCTTTCCAACTGCGGCTATTTCTTCAGCAGCCGCCAGGACGCGTTTGATCATGCAGAGGCAGTGCCGAACGGACCGAGTGTGCGGGAATGGATCGATTTTGCCTGCAAGCACCAGGTGTATCTGGTCGCCGGTCTTAGCGAAATCGATGGTATGCAGCTGTTCAACACAGCCGTATTGCTGGGGCCCGATGGGTTCATAGGCAAATACCGCAAAGCCCATTTATGGAACCTGGAAAAGCTTTGGTTCACCCCGGGGAATTCTGGCTTTCCAGTGTTTGAAACGCCGATCGGTCGTATCGGCCTGCTGATCTGCTGGGACATCTGGTTTCCGGAGGTACCGCGCATTTTGAGCCAGCAAGGCGCCGATATCATTTGCAGCTTGAACAATTGGGTGTGGACACCCCCACCGTTGTTCGATGAGGCAGGAAAGTGCATGGCGTCGTACCTGACGATGACCGCTGCACATGTGAACAACGTATTTATCGCGGCCGCCAGCCGCATTGGTGAAGAGCGGGATGCCCGCTATCTCGGATGCTCCTTGATTGCAGGGACAAATGGCTGGCCAATCGGCGCCGTGGCTTCGGCCAATCGCCAGGAGATCCTGTTCGCCGACATTGACATCACCAGCGCCCGCAGCGCGCCGATCTGGAACAGCCTCAATGATCTGCAACGGGACCGTCGCAATGATCTTTATGATCAGATGCTCGGGTATTCCCAGCACCCTGCCCTGCCTCGCTGA
- a CDS encoding flavin monoamine oxidase family protein: MTIGSNFNYPADIAQQSHRKKRTAKNKWRARFPSPPDLCFDYRALVEQKNGVAQTTDTDHKICIIGAGITGLTTARELHRCGFKNITLIEKSKRIGGRHLTALGSNNTNTVGRPPFEMGAMRMPFFNRSNEQPKDGRSLMVYYANEFELVYSDFPNPGSPSVHSTGIYLREGSLEGDSEPTMLIWKNPNGKTAPPGEILGSVFAKWKAFAERMALHVSEHFGSDAWEDMWDAIVKKYEGMSFRDLVKMPTIDHWRQSDPGNFGGMGMTAQESAVFYSIGIGDGSWGAFYDVCSIYPIRTAIFGFSSHLQLIHGRVNSEGAPMASPYLDVTETVDSRGLKFNKPNYIGLGSLAESLLFIKAQETTESLYEHLLKSPYGLLTNSAATKIKKLENGKIRVYYDWNTTQPSKTKSEFIDVDSLVITLPSWLIETQILIENFSQDMLPFETIAAYKTAHWETSCKVYAPLKKSFLSFNKNIPQAIVTDSFIHDIYTYRYNENHTYDCILLSYTWEDDATKLSLFSDGELVDKCIEELDRILLKSTNIKKRISPYIGRDQAIVQRWMNDKHALGCAKLYRPGTYYDAVGLMKYNRDFSLTSGLYLCGESFSVDAGWTEPCFRGAIDTVINICNKTQAKFNGDFCMQDYPEYKTETKTTSRESGYVTTGII, from the coding sequence ATGACCATCGGCTCAAACTTTAATTATCCAGCAGATATAGCTCAACAAAGTCATCGTAAAAAGCGCACTGCAAAGAACAAATGGAGAGCACGGTTCCCTAGCCCGCCAGATTTGTGTTTCGATTACCGAGCATTGGTAGAGCAAAAAAACGGCGTTGCTCAAACGACCGATACTGATCACAAAATTTGCATTATTGGTGCGGGAATTACAGGTTTAACAACTGCACGCGAGCTGCATAGGTGCGGTTTTAAAAATATCACACTAATAGAAAAGTCAAAGCGTATAGGCGGTCGACACCTGACAGCCCTTGGTAGTAATAATACGAATACTGTTGGCCGCCCTCCTTTTGAGATGGGCGCAATGAGAATGCCGTTCTTCAATAGATCAAATGAGCAGCCCAAAGATGGTCGTTCGCTCATGGTTTATTACGCAAATGAATTTGAATTAGTTTACTCCGACTTCCCAAACCCCGGCAGCCCCAGCGTCCACTCAACTGGAATCTACCTGAGAGAAGGGAGCTTGGAAGGAGACAGTGAACCCACAATGCTTATCTGGAAAAACCCAAACGGAAAAACAGCACCACCCGGTGAAATCTTAGGGTCCGTTTTTGCGAAGTGGAAGGCATTTGCTGAACGGATGGCGCTGCACGTTTCCGAGCATTTCGGCTCTGACGCTTGGGAAGACATGTGGGACGCCATAGTAAAAAAATATGAGGGCATGTCATTTCGTGACTTGGTGAAGATGCCAACCATCGATCACTGGCGGCAAAGTGATCCTGGCAACTTTGGCGGAATGGGAATGACCGCACAGGAGTCGGCTGTTTTTTACTCAATCGGCATTGGTGATGGCAGTTGGGGAGCGTTCTATGATGTCTGCTCGATTTACCCAATACGCACGGCGATATTTGGTTTCAGCAGTCATTTGCAACTGATCCACGGCCGTGTGAACTCAGAAGGTGCCCCCATGGCGTCACCTTATCTTGACGTCACAGAGACAGTTGACTCGAGAGGCCTAAAATTTAATAAACCAAATTACATTGGTCTTGGCTCACTGGCCGAGTCCCTGCTTTTTATAAAAGCGCAAGAGACCACCGAATCACTATATGAACACTTACTGAAAAGCCCGTACGGTTTGCTGACCAACAGCGCTGCAACGAAAATAAAAAAACTTGAGAACGGAAAAATAAGGGTTTATTACGACTGGAATACTACACAGCCGAGTAAAACAAAAAGTGAATTTATCGATGTCGATTCACTTGTAATCACCCTTCCATCATGGCTGATAGAAACACAAATTCTTATCGAGAATTTCAGCCAAGATATGCTTCCCTTCGAAACAATCGCAGCCTACAAAACGGCTCATTGGGAAACCAGCTGCAAGGTGTACGCGCCCCTCAAAAAATCCTTCCTCTCATTCAATAAAAACATACCTCAAGCTATTGTAACCGACAGCTTCATACATGATATCTACACTTATCGATACAATGAAAACCACACTTACGACTGTATCCTCTTAAGCTACACGTGGGAGGATGATGCAACAAAGCTTTCGCTGTTCAGCGACGGAGAACTGGTCGACAAATGCATAGAAGAGCTGGACAGGATACTTCTGAAGTCAACAAATATTAAAAAACGCATTTCTCCCTATATAGGACGTGACCAAGCAATCGTTCAGCGCTGGATGAACGATAAACACGCCCTTGGCTGTGCAAAACTCTATCGCCCTGGCACCTACTACGACGCCGTAGGCCTGATGAAATACAACAGGGACTTCTCTCTCACATCCGGGCTTTATCTTTGTGGTGAATCTTTTTCTGTGGATGCTGGCTGGACAGAACCTTGCTTCAGAGGCGCCATTGATACTGTGATCAATATCTGCAACAAGACCCAAGCAAAATTCAATGGAGACTTTTGCATGCAAGATTATCCAGAGTACAAGACAGAGACTAAAACTACATCAAGAGAATCCGGCTACGTCACAACAGGAATTATCTGA
- a CDS encoding type II toxin-antitoxin system HicB family antitoxin, with protein MKFPVVVHKDADSDYSVTVPDVPGCFSAGGSFSEALDNVREALALHLEGLVADQEQLPQALEVDAHLGNPDFAGGVWAIVDFDLTPYLGKSVRFNASLPEHLLQRIDERVQKDHRYASRSGFLATAALRELSA; from the coding sequence ATGAAATTCCCAGTGGTAGTACACAAAGATGCTGATTCGGATTACAGCGTGACCGTCCCTGATGTGCCGGGGTGTTTCTCGGCGGGCGGGTCTTTTTCCGAAGCGCTGGACAATGTACGTGAGGCATTGGCTCTGCACCTCGAAGGCCTGGTTGCCGATCAGGAACAGCTTCCTCAGGCGCTGGAGGTTGATGCCCATTTGGGTAATCCGGATTTTGCCGGTGGTGTCTGGGCGATAGTCGACTTTGACCTCACGCCTTATCTGGGGAAATCAGTGCGGTTCAATGCCTCTCTGCCGGAACACCTCTTGCAGCGGATTGACGAGCGTGTGCAAAAGGATCATCGCTATGCATCGCGGTCAGGTTTTTTGGCGACGGCAGCGCTGCGTGAGCTCTCTGCGTAA
- a CDS encoding FKBP-type peptidyl-prolyl cis-trans isomerase encodes MSPDELQITDIRPGTGKAVVKGALITTQYTGTLEDGTVFDSSWERGKPFQCVIGTGRVIKGWDQGLMGMQVGGVRRLFVPAHLAYGERSMGAHIKPNSNLRFEIELLEVLTRDD; translated from the coding sequence ATGAGCCCCGACGAACTCCAGATCACCGACATCCGCCCAGGCACCGGCAAAGCCGTGGTCAAGGGCGCACTGATCACCACTCAATACACCGGCACCCTGGAAGACGGTACGGTCTTCGATTCGTCCTGGGAGCGGGGCAAGCCGTTCCAGTGTGTGATCGGCACCGGGCGGGTGATCAAGGGCTGGGACCAGGGTTTGATGGGCATGCAGGTCGGCGGGGTGCGCAGGTTGTTTGTGCCGGCGCACCTTGCCTATGGCGAACGGTCGATGGGCGCGCATATCAAGCCCAACAGCAATCTGCGCTTTGAGATTGAGTTGTTGGAAGTGCTGACGCGGGACGATTAA